The Chryseobacterium indologenes genomic sequence GTAGATATCAGAAAGTTTGGAACCGTTTTTCAAAGCACACTTCCATGCTCCAAGGCGCATTGTTCCGCCTTTATCTACCACATTTTTCTGTTCTTCCATTAATGAGATCACAGGATCCGGAGTAGCAGTATCGAATTCCATTGAATTGGCTTTTGTATGTCCCAGAACATTTCTCGCAAATTCAATCGTCATAATCTGCATTCCCAGACAAATTCCCAACATTGGAATCTTGTTTTCTCTTGCATATTTTGCAGTAAGAACTTTTCCTTCAATTCCTCGGTCTCCAAAACCTGGTGCTACAAGGATACCGTTCACTCCTTTCAGGGTGTCTTTAATATTTTCTTCTGTGATATCACCACTGTAAACCCATCTTACTTTGACTTCAGTTTCAAGGTCTGCTCCTGCATGTTTGAAAGCTTCAGCAATAGAAATATATGAATCCTGAAGAGAAACATATTTTCCTACCAATGCAATTTCAACCGTTTTCTTAGGGTTCTGGAATTTCTTAAGGAAGTTTTTCCAGTCTTTAAGATCAGCCGTTTTATCACTTTTAAGATCAAGTTCCTTTAAAACTACGTCATCAAAATTTTGCTTCTGAAGATACATTGGTACTTCATAGATCGTTTCAAGGTCTTTACATTCGATAACGTTTTCCAAAGCTACGTTACAGAATTGGGCTAATTTCGCTCTCTGATCTTTTGGAATTTTATGTTCTGTTCTGCACACTAAAACATCCGCCATAATTCCACTTTCCATCAACTGACGTACGGAATGTTGAGATGGTTTTGTCTTTAATTCTCCACTTGAAGCCAGATAAGGCAATAACGTAAGGTGAATTACCATAGAATTACTCTCGCCCAGCTCCCATTTCAACTGACGAACAGTTTCAATGTATGGTAAAGATTCAATGTCCCCAACTGTTCCACCGATCTCAGTAATAATGATATCGTAGTTTTGCTTTGAAAGGATTTTAATTCTACGTTTAATTTCGTTCGTAATATGAGGA encodes the following:
- a CDS encoding CTP synthase, which encodes MSKKNTKYIFVTGGVTSSLGKGIVSASLGLLLKSRGFNVTIQKLDPYINIDPGTLNPYEHGECYVTEDGAETDLDLGHYERYLDAPTSQNNNVTTGKIYQTVIEKERKGDFLGKTVQVIPHITNEIKRRIKILSKQNYDIIITEIGGTVGDIESLPYIETVRQLKWELGESNSMVIHLTLLPYLASSGELKTKPSQHSVRQLMESGIMADVLVCRTEHKIPKDQRAKLAQFCNVALENVIECKDLETIYEVPMYLQKQNFDDVVLKELDLKSDKTADLKDWKNFLKKFQNPKKTVEIALVGKYVSLQDSYISIAEAFKHAGADLETEVKVRWVYSGDITEENIKDTLKGVNGILVAPGFGDRGIEGKVLTAKYARENKIPMLGICLGMQIMTIEFARNVLGHTKANSMEFDTATPDPVISLMEEQKNVVDKGGTMRLGAWKCALKNGSKLSDIYGSKNISERHRHRYEFNSEYLQEFEKNGFLATGTNPETGLVEALEMPDHPFYVGVQYHPEYKSTVATPHPLFRAFIKACEKK